Genomic window (Lynx canadensis isolate LIC74 chromosome D3, mLynCan4.pri.v2, whole genome shotgun sequence):
tttaacttaatttaatttaatttaattttatttattttattttattttattaaaaaattttttttaaatgtttatttttgagagagagacagagcacgagcaggcaaggagcagagagggagacacagaatccgaggcaggctccaggctctgagctgtcagcacagagcctgacgtggggcttgaactcacaagctgcgagatcatgacctgagccgaagtcggatgcttaactgtctgagccacccaggtgccccttttattttatttttttaaagagtttatttgtatgtatgtatttatttagagagtgagcatGCGGGGCATGTGAGCagtgaggggcagggacagagggaggaggggcacgTGAGCAGTGAGGGGCATGTGAGCAGAGAGTGagcagtgaggggcagggagagagggagggagaattccaagcagcctccacgctgtcagtgacAGCctaacgtggggtttgaactcacaaaccatgaggtcgtgacctgagccaaagttggacgcttaactgactgagccccccacccccccaggacaGTGACACTTTAAAATCTCCCTGGGTGACCTGAGCGTGTCGCCAAGCGTGTGGGAAGCCCACAGGGATGAACAAAGCAGCCTGTGACATCCAGAAGCCGGAGGCCTTGGTGCATCCTCTGGCCATCAACAGTTCCAAACATCGACATCAACAAAGCCGCGCTCCGTTTCTTCTCACCCACAAGAgagccctcctcccctttctgagGCCGGGACAGCTaatgtgtcagcacagagagggTCCTGGTTGGGAGAAACCCAACTCGCAAGGGCCGCAGAACTAGGTACTTGGTGCTTTCATAGGCTGTTCAGCTTCTCTGTGCCTAGAGCAACGCTTAGAGAGTGCACCAAGTCCAAAGCCAGACTCCGCAGTTCATTCCTAGCTCCGTCACTTAGTAGCTGATTAACAAGTTccttaacccctctgtgcctcagtttcctcatctttaaaacggGGGATAAGAACAGTAGCTACCTCATGGGGTAGCAGAGGGGATCGTGTAGTTACTTCAGGGAGAGGGCTCAGCACCTCACACCATGGCAGTGGCAGTGGTCACTGGCCCTTAGGAAACACACACGTGTGCTTACTGTTGTTCCTGTACCTGGAGGCAGCCCGTCCCTTTTCTCTACAGGGAGGTGTTGACAGTGTCGGGGGAGGCTCCCTGGGGAGAGGGGTTACCTGCTCTCACAGCTTGAGGAGCGGGTCTCCGAACTCTGGGACCTGGAGGGGCAATGGTGATGGCGGTGACGGTGAGACTTTCGGGGCCGGCTTCGTGATCTTGGGGGCAGTGAAAAGGAGTGAgtcagaggaggggagagagggaggggggaaggagaaagaaagagggaaggagagggtgggggagcaggagagggaagagagtggggaagggggaagagagagggagggagagagagattttgatCTTGTGACATACATCATCCTCTTGCACCAGAGTCACTGTCCCTCCCAAAGTTAGGCATCTCCCCCTACCCACGCCCCACTCCCCAACACCGCAGCTCTTCGGGCGGTTGGCCTCTCCAGCCAGCCATACTGAACACAAGTGAGTGGCAAGGCTTCCTCTGGAGGAGCCAGCCGGGACTCAGCCTGGGTCTCGGGTTCCCACCCCGCTGCACCCACCCGCCCTGACGCAGACCACACCTGCCAGGAGTGTCACGTCCCCTCGTCACCTCTCCCACCTAAGACAGGGATCTCAATCTCAGCCAGCCACTGTACTGTGTGAATCAGTCGGGCAAGAGCTAAAGAAAGAAGTGGCCTTGCCTCCAGAATATTGGCGTGCTGTTGGATCTTCTAATTTTCCAAGTGAATgtagaaatacagatttttatgcAAAAGATTCCTATTTTTAAGTGGAAGGTCATTTTTTAACAAGACACTGGGGGCAAAGAACGCACATTTGCAGAGTAAATTAGGCCTTTGGGCTGCCAATTTATAACCTCAGATCTGGAAAATTAAGTCCAGATTCTTCACATGGAGTCAAAGACCCGCTTTCAGAGTTAGAAACATCACTGGCAACAGAAATTACAACAAACAATCGACAACCACCACTACCACTAATAGTGGTATTATTACAGGTTACTTCAGTTCCCCCTAAATGATAATAATGACCCAGAAGTAATAGCAGCAGAGACAATGGTCACTGAGTATGTACAAGGAATGTCGTGGTTTGGGCCAAGGCACGATGTCAGTGGGAGTTAGAGAGGGCTCTATCGGGAGGTAGCCTGCTTATTCCAACAAAGGACTCAGGGATTTTTGCTAATGTGATAATCAGACCATATCCCTGCCCTGGCTAACCCTTCCCGTTGCCCTCATGTCAAGTACGCATTCTGATCCTGAACCCTGAGCACCTTGAGGAGTCAGCCCTGCCAAGCTCTCTAGCTTCCTTGTGTGTTGTCTCCTGCTGTGGCTGGGCAGGCTCAAGGAAGTCCAACTGCTTGTATTCTGGCTCATGTATGTCCCAGCTCATGATGTCCTTCTGAGGATGATGATGACAGGTGGCCCATATTTAACACATATTGCCTGCCTGGCACCATAGTCTAAATGGACCCATCTCTGCCTTCACAACAACAACGTATGAAGTAGCTTCTCTTACttctcagatgaagaaactgaggcagagagttTAAACCATGTGCCTAACCAGTAGCCTAGAATGGTTACCTCTGTCCTCACTCCAGTCAGTCTAGACACTTCCTCCTGTAGGGAGCCCCTGCTCACTACCAAGCCTGCCACCATGCCCTGGGCTCCTAGCCGCCATCACTGTGCTGTGACCTGTCCCTCGTCTGGCTCCTGTGTTCCGCTGGGAACTGTGAGCATCTTGAGTGTGGAAGAATATTTGGCTAAGCTCTGTCCTcgggcccagcccagggcctgccaTGTATTAGGGCCTTATTAAGGGATGTTGAATACAAGCAGGCTCAATCTCTCCAGAGATCACTTGTTTAGAAGCATCCCCGACCATAGAACCTGGCAAGAAGAACCATCCtttatcttaggggcgcctggttttTCTTGCTTCTCCCTCTCCTGATGATGCTTGTCTTTTGCATCACCTAGCAATTTCTGGGGCTCATCCAGCTCTTGGCACCAGGGAGGGTGGCCCCCTTGCTGCCCTCAAGCAGTCAGCCTCAGTGATGACCACCCCCACAATCCCCACCAGTGCTCTTAGAGTCTCGGTCCAGCCCCTGGCTCTGTGTGTCTATACTGCAGCCCCACTGGACAAGTGATACCGAGGTCTCTCAGAGTATGTGCTTGGTCTGCGCTTAGTGTGAATGCCTTTTGACTTGAACTGAACAAGCTTGATGATCGGGAAGTTGTTCCCTGAGCTAATTCAAAGCTCTACTGTTTCCTTCTGGAGCATTCCCCAGGCCCCTGTGGGGGTGGCTCAAATGCTCTTCTTTGCACTGACCTTGGATGAAGTGACCCCTCAGGCAGCAAAGCGAGGTGCCCTCCCTCTGCGTCCCtgcctcctcttttccctccccaaCAGCCAACCAACCGCCTTTCATCCTATTGCATTTGGTCCTCACTTCTTGGCGGGAGATAAAATATTAGTTGATTGGAAAACACATGTGCTAACATTTGCAGGGTATAAAGTAGGTGGGTTGTAAccacatttacttttaatttgtcTGGGAACTGAACTCCGCAGGCAGCACTAGCTGATTTGAATTTCTACCACCAGCTATACACCGTGAACCAGCTGGGGCCCCGAGACCGGGGGTAGGAGCTTCGCTGCAATCTCCATGATGTAAGCCCCCGCAGCCAAGGCTCGGACTCACAAGCACACTCACGCGTGTGCTTGCACGTGATCATGCCCCCATGACCACTCACGCACACACGGCACACCTGTGTGCACAGGTAAAACCCACCCCACACCCTCCATACGTGTAATGCACGCGGGTAGATAAGCGGTGCACACGCAGGGTGCAGAAAATCAGCACGCGGGCAGACTGCACCCACGTGCACACTGTTCGCGTTCGGGCTTACGTAAGCAGAAGCATACAGAATGCTTCCGTGTGGACACAAATATACACCACACACAGACTATCCCCATTGCATACGTTTGTACACGCCTTCCACACAAATGTTTGCAGGATGGAAAAACGTACAGACATTTGCAAACAATGTGCATACTATACATACACGCCTTTCATAGAAATGTATCCACAAGGCACTGCAGGCACACAGACGCACATCATTCACTTTcacgcacacacaaatacacGCACGTCACATACACAATCTCGTGCACTTACACATACCCAAACCCACAACTGCCCTTCATCAGCCGGTTCTGCCtttccctgctttccttcctcccccacccccacctcacgtTTATTTGGCCACGCCCACACTCTGGCTATGCAGAGGTCAggttccccgcctcccccccccacccccgaaacTGGAGAAAAGAATGTTCCAGGTGCTCCCTACTTACTGTTTTTTGTGCCTCTTCTCGtcccttcttttgctttttgggCTGGAGGAGCTAATGGAGAAATGGCCAATTAATTAAAAGATGCAGAATCCAGTTCCagataaaaagaaacagtagTTAAGATGCTTTACACACCAGGGTTACAAGACCCAGGCAGTCTGGGGACAGACGCTAATCATTTCCAAGAGGAGAGCAGTCACTGCTGATCTTTTCACCCAGCAGGTTCAGCTAGAGACAGTGACCCACACAGACTGAGAATGAGGTGACGCAGGGGGCCATGGCCAGCTCTGGGAGCTTAATAATACAGTCGtaaataaaggtaataataatacctgccATGTGTCAAGGATTTATTGTAAGCAAACACTGGTAAATACTTTTCGTCAACAGTCTTACTTTACTCTCCCTGCAATCTGTGGGCAGAGGCACATTTACTTAATAcgtactcattttacagatgtggaaactgagccTCAGCTAGGCTGAGAAACTTGGCCGGGATCACACAGGTGAGCTAGGATGTGGCCCCAGACCATGGGTCCCCAGAGCCTAGGCTATTGGTTGATGTTCAATCAGTTTCTAAGAGCAAAGAATGGAATATATAGGGAGACACTCTGAAGCTTCATGAAGCTTGGCCGGTTCTGTAACGTACTGCCCGTGATTATCTAAgtatctgttgttgtttttttaagtcagagGGCTGGGGTATGGACGGGTCCGGTGGACAGCGATGAGGCGGGTTCCCAGCATTACCAACTAGAGGCCCCAGAGGGAGGGTGAATGCTATTTGGTAGTTCAAGCCAGACTGGCTTCAGGGGGGTCACCAGGAATGCAGGACCGGCCTAGGTCCTGGATAAAGGGAAAACCTTATACAACTGCTGTTGCACCTTGACGTCAGCCGTGTGATTTATCTCCGTGTTTGAGACTCAGCCTGGGCAGTGGAAGAGCCCAGGACCTCACTGAAAGGTCCAGGTTCACGTCCCAGCTTTGCTGCTCAGTCGCTGTGACATCAGGCAAGTTACCTGTCCTCTGGAAGACCCAGTTTCCTTGACCGTGAGGTGGGGCCATTGCTCAGGCTGCTGGGCTGGGAGGCTGGCTGACATTGGTAATCGCTCTCTACCTGTTAACTGGATAAACAAAAGAACTTTGCACTCTGCCAACTGCTCTAGGTGTGGCTGTTATTTAAGAAGCCACTGTAGGGTGTCCTGATCCTGTGTCTGACAGACGTGGGTTTGAATTTTGGCTCTGTCACCTGACTCTGTGTCTGTGGACATGCCTGTCACATCTgtctaaatctcagtttcctcatctgtaaaatgggaagaataaataCATCCACTGTACAGGGTTATGATGGAGATCAGTGGAGGTTAAATACGCACACACATGGCAGGGGCTTAGTGCAGGATCCAATTTATAGTGGCTACCCTGTAGGGGACAGCTCGATCTGTGCTCACCTAGTGTTCCAGTCCAGTAGGACTTGGCCTCTGTCCCTTGGCTAAGATCTGAGAAGgctttggtggggtggggggccgaTGGTTCCCTATATGCCCCAGCCTGGGATTTCAACGTGATAAAACAGACTGTGACCAGGGTAGCCAGACTTTCCAGGGAGGGTATTGGTGGGGGCTGGTCCAGGAGCAACCATCCAGCCTGATGGAAGGCAAAAGCTGGCTTGGAAGTTTCAGGGAAACCAGCCCAAGGCCCTCATtttggaggaaactgaggcccaggaagatgCAGGGGGTGTGCTCAAGAGCACAGAGATGGAGACGGAGAACTGACTCTAGAAGCTGCCTAAAACCTTGTTAGGAAAGCAGGAAGCAGAAGCAAGCAGCCAGAAATGACAAGGTTCTTACCTGTGCCTTCTCTTCTTGGAGAATGACCTGATTAAAGGAAttcaaaggaagagagacagggagggagggaagggagagaggagggaggaaggaagaaaataaatacaggtgAGTGTGAGGTTTGTTTTCCTGGGACAAACGTATCAGTGCATTTATGATCATGCTACACGGGGGTCAGGACACCCGGCGAATCCTCCTTCTGTCACAGATTTCGGACAGTGGACACCACATGGGAGATACTGGTTTGCATTTTGAATTTCAGTCAAACCCACCGGAGCTTCAGTCCTCACCCCAAAATTGTCAGAGAGCCTGTCTCAGTTGGGGGTGGATGAAGGGGGTATACAAGagtcctctgcctccttccctacCCCCGGGGGGGGTGGTGAGCCTAGCGGTGGactcttcatcctcctcctcctcatcatcacGGGACAACCAGCTCCCACGTGTGGAACTTAACTGcgccaggctccatgctaagcgtcTCCCACACGCTCAGTCTTCACCCAAACCCTGGGAAGTTCTAGTAACAACTATTTTGCAGacgctgaagctcagagaagttagttaagttgcccaaggtcacacagctccacCCACGTAAGTCCTAGGGATTCTTCAGAGCTCCGCTCAGGTATCACCTCCTTGTAGCATTTTCTGATCCCCTCAGGCTGGTTGGGTGCCCCAAGCTTGGGTGAGCTTCTGAGCTTGGTCTTATACTACCCTCTGCACATTATAATGACTCATCTTCCCCACTAGAAGGTGAGCCACTTGAGGTCCAGGGCTGGGTTTTGGTCACTGTTCTGTTCCCGAAGCCCAGAATCTTATTCATGGCATATACTGGGTATTCAATAAATAGATgtgaaaaatgggattttttgttgttgttattttagccCTGAAGCCATGTTcatggaggggagagaaagaaaaatctctatgCATTCCCCACCCCTAGCTCCTATCTCCAAAAAGTCCACTATCATTAACCCAACATCTCAAGAGCTTGGAGAAGCAGGGCCAGAAGTAGGGTGGTGTCTAGCAGGTGGTTTGGAAAATACCAGCAATAGCATCTTCCCCTCTTAATCTCCACCTCCTGGGCTAAGCGTGGCTGGCACAAAAAGCCATTCCTAACTTTCTGGCACAGTCTCTTTCTCAATGAGGAGAAACCCTTGAGTGAGAAGCCATTTGACTTCTAAGATCCTGATATGGAAAGGTCCCCCCAAATAGGACAGATTGGTCAGCAGAGGAAGGCGGCATTGCCGCCACAGGGGACCCCACGTCGGGAAAGGTTTCTAACACCAAATTAACAACGTTTTGCTAATCAGCTTTCCCACATGTTGTGCTAAGTGTGGACTCAACAGTCAAAATGTCTGGGCAGGCAGTGGACATAGCTGGTGACACCAGACTGAGTTGAGACCATTCTGGCAACAAAGGCTGAGATGTGGCCACCCCCCTGGCTTGGAAAAAGCCACTTTGGGGGCAACTTTGAGCCAACGGTGGGATGCAGGGGGGAAACCCACATGCACTCTTCTCCTTTGTTCCACTGTGATTGTTTAATTGCACAAGTAATCCACCACTGATGTAGGCAGATTGGAAGAGAGGGATAAGCAAAAAAGGATATATACCGCTCTTTCCATACCGTCCACAGCCAAACATAGCAAAGAACTTACACTGGGAATTTCAaactccctgccccccagggccAAGCGGGCTTCGTAAATGTGTGTGAGGGGGCGCTAAGTGGGGCCTGTAGCACACGAAAGCACCTATGCTCTGTCTAAATGCACAGCGATCCCTCAACCCTAGCTGGTGGCCTCCTGTGGGAAAAGTGGCCCAGTTAAGGCAGAGCTGCTGATTTAACGGAGGAACtggaaaacttgatttttttgttttattatgcaaTCTCCCAATTATAAAATGCTGAGTTGGCCCATGAGCCACAGATTTGAGTCCTCTGGTGTACATCCTTCCAGTTCTTtaattctcccccaccccccacacattcatgtgtgtgtgtacgtgtgtgagtAGCGGGCACCTTTCGGAATGTGTGTCCAGCTCACAATGGCCCTTAACAACGTCCACAAGGGTGGACAATCCCAGAAGCCATGTTTTACATGATCCCATCCTCTAGGACAAGTGGGACCAAGTGGGACCCACCTTCCCAGAGATTCCTTGGGAATCTGGAATAAGGAACAAGCCAGAGGGCTCCTGTGTCTTCTTGTGGTGGGTCTGCCACGCGAAGACATGGGAACAGGGTGCAGCCGTGTCTCCCCGTGTGGAACAGGGACTGTGTATCCTGCTTGGGTGCTACCAGCTCTCCACGCCCTGGTCCCAGCCCCTCACTGAGGCCTGACTGGTTCCTGAGACACTCCTGCCTCCTTATCATCACACATCCCTACGGGCCGGAGTTGGCTTTAGTGGGCCTCGGGTCCTTGCAACCAAGTTCCAagttagacaagaaaaaggaaataacaacacACAGGTGAGTATTGTACATAAGTGAAATGATAAGTTTCCCAGTGAACTTTGGGCgccacccactcccaccccaacccccaccccacccggaggaggaggagggtgtttGCCGAGGAGGAAGAAGGACAATACCTGTGTCGCTTATGTTTCTTGgaacctttcttcttctttttcttgacaGGCGATGGACTGTATGATGGGGACCTGCCGGGGGAGGAGACACCTTCAGAGGGATGTTCTTAAGGGCCAGCATGGGCTTTCAGAGACCCTTCTCCGGTCCCCACACAGGGTCTCAGCTCTTTCGGTAACACACACAAGGATAATACTGATACTGACATTAACAGTACTTGCATTTATCTATTTGATATAATCAAGTCTGCATTTGTTTTCAACGTCACCATGTGTTTTATAGGCATTACCTCATCTAATCTTTCCACACGCTCCCCACATAGGGACAATTGCTACCTTCCTTTTTCAGACAAGgaaagtgaggttcagagaggtaaagtgactcgtccaaagacacacagctaggACGTGCACGAGCCGAGCTTCAAACTGAAGCCTCACTGAGAGCAGGGACCTTGCTCTCAATCCGTTTTTTGTCTGCTGTtctcccccagctctgcccttcctctcagATACTTGAGGTTTCTCTTGTGCCTCACCCTGTCCTTCCCGTAGGGCCGAGCCCTTGGAGGAGACCTCATCAGGCTGTGGTTCGGCACGGGTGGTGCTCTCAGGGTTACCCAAGAAAACAGAGCCACCCCAGGAACCTGACTATGACTCAAGACTCAAGTTCAAGTGACCTGAGTTCCAAGCTTGACCCCCGACCCATGAAGTCACCTTGGGCATGTCACTGCTCATCTCTGCATCTTTCATTTCACCACTGACAAAATACCAAGGCTGAAACAGATTAGGAGTTTCAAAGTCAAAGCCAACAGGGGCCTCTCAGCAGGAGGGGTGTAAGACAATAGAGAGTGGTGAGGACTGTGGTGAACCAGAGAGCATCTGCTGTCTCAGATCGGCCGGAGGGTCTTATGTGGGAATGCAGCCCTGGGCTTTTCAACACAAGTCACCAGAAAAACACATCTTCGTGTGAAATCTGGTTTTTAAATGATGGCCAccaattaaaaagacaaaagaggagcacttgggtggttcagttggttaagtgcccgactcttgatttggcttgggtcatgatctcatggctcctgggattgagccctgtattgggctctgtgctgacagcgtggagcctgcttgggattccctctccccctctcttttcctctgcccctcctctgctttctctctttctctaaataaataaataaacttaaaaaaaaaaaaaaagacaaaataagccCTTGTAGGTCAAACAGAACATGTCTTTGGGGGGAAATGCAGGGTTGAGAACAACTTCTCTTAGGGGACCACAGCACCTGTCCCCCAAACACATGCCCAGGGACATTTATTGGATGAACAATTGAATTAGTGAAGCCTGATTTCCTTCTTTGAAGTGTTCTGCCCACCCCTAAAATCAGGAACCTCAAAGCCACTTGCCCCAATTCCCCCCCTCAACCTACGATGTAGGGTCTTCATTCACACTCCCCTCTGGGTCTTCTTTGGGCCTTAGAACAAGGCTAAAAGGGCATAGCAAGAACCCAGAAAATCTGGAGTGGGGCCCGAGTCATCCGAGACActgctctctgctgccccctgcaGGCCTCTTCAAACACTGCCTCAGGGTTTGGCGAGACTTTCAACCTGACCCCCTCTGGGTCTGGAACACTGGACATAATTGTCGTCTTGAAGAAAATCTGGaagtacttttaaattaaaaaaaaaaaaattagaagagattttacaaagaaaaaatccaTGGGTACAAAGACTAATTTCTGCCAAAAATATAAACTTCATTTTCCTTGGCATTCATCTGCTAGGTGGGAGTAGTAGAATCAACTGAGGAGCCTGGGATCCCTGTAAATCTGtcaccctctgtcccctgccttttttttcctcatctctgaaatgggtaCAATAATGTTTGGTAAATTGTGGTcaaagggaaaagataaacatGGAGATCACAGTGCTTAGAGCATAGCCCTCCACACAGAgtaagttctcaaaaaaaaaaaaaaaatcatattcatgGTCCATGATTCTGCTGATTCACTGGTCATTTGttgtgtgccagacactatgaCAGCTCCTTCCACAGCCATTTTTCTCCATCTGATTCTCACAAACGCCAGGTGTAATCAGTATTTTATACAAgtggaaacaggcacagagaggtgaagggtCTTGcctaagtcacacagctagataAGAGAGATTCAAACCCAAGGGGAGTCCACTGTTTGACTCTGAAACCCATTTTACCCCTACTCATCCTTTCCTCCCATCTGAAGATTTCATCTCCCCTTAGGACGCtcacctccttctcttcttccgggtggattcttctttttcttcttcccctggaGGAAGTTGGTGGCGTCAGGTCTTTGTCACAGGAGGCACTGTGGGGAGCACAGAGTCAGGTATTAGAGAACCAGGACGCCCCAAGCCCCAACCAGGGCTGCTGCTGCCGAGGAAGAAGGACCCCAGTTCCTTGGAGGATGAAGGACCCATGGCGAATACCTAATTACCACCTCATGGTTGATTTGGTCATACTGCAGATTAAGCACTTCAAATAAGGAGTTAATGCCGACCTAATGAGACAGACGTTGTACTGTTACCCAAACACCGATTGATTATTTAAAACAGAGTTATAGAGGTTAACTGCTCCTTAATAGATTTATTATTGAATGTGCAAATGGCTCACCTTGGTaaataaatcacttttaaataattaatcaGCAGTTCAAgcaccccccccctccttccccagtaCTTCATGTCCATCGTTCTTGCCGGAATTTAATAGGAGAGGAGGAAGTTATGTTAAGTAGCAGCTTGATTATTAAAGTATATTGCGAGGTCTAATGTAATGAGATACATATCTTATATCGCTTCACAGAACCTCAAAAACCTCTGCTCTTCAGGAATAATTATTTCCCATTCAATTAATTCAAATGCTCTGGCTGCAGCTGAATGAAGGTCAACTTATCTCCTGTTATAATTGGGGCAGGctccagggattttttttaaaacactatccTGTGGCAAAAGGAGATGGGTTTGGGAAGAAAAACTGCTTGGGGACTAGAAACATGCCCACTCAGTTGAACGTACCGGGGAAAATGTAGTATCAATAAGAAATACTATTGTCGTTGTTAGCGTTAAGACCACTATCATTGATCCCCTCATTATTGTGCCAACCGTTTTACCATATACGAAAACACTTTGAGGGTGGTATGACTTTTAGGGTCTCATTTACAGGCACAGACAATAAAGCACAAAATCATGAACTGGCTTGCCCATGGCTGCATCTGAGGTGGGACTGCAGTCAAGTCCTGTGTAATTCCCACCCAGAGAGCTTTCCCACAAAACCAACTGCCTTCTCAAACTGGTTTATGTGGACATTTCTTTTGGAAGTCACCCAGCTCTTTAAGGCCATCATCAAATGCTGCCATATTGATGCCATTCTAAGAATCTGGATCATTATGGGTAGTAGAAAAAATGACCAAGCGACTAGACTATCTGTTAAGGTCTCTGCATtgccaataaataaaaattgtatagtTATATCTAGAACATTTCAAGAGAGTCACTTTAAGCAGGCTTAAATCAAATATCGCAGGATTAAGTACCTCACTACTTAACTACACTTATGTGTTATAAAGCACAAAGCACAGTACACATGTCCAGGAAGCAGACGGGCTGCTTGTGTAACTGTCCGTAGACCACTTCCAAATTTTTCCGGCAACAAGTGCTTGACACAGAGTAAGagcctaataaatatttgttgggtgacCTAATGAGGGGTGAATGGATGCAATAATTTAGCCACTTGTTAAATTATCTTGTTTCACAATAAACACTTCGCAGTGTAACCTTGCcaggaatttgaaagaaaaaaaaaaaaaccctaaacatttaaggaagaatgcttaaaaaggaaaaaaagccttaAAGCTGTGTcttataaaatagagaaagatCTCAATGTTTCAGACAATTATTCTCACTTCTTTTTCTGGAACCGCCAGGTCCCAGGGAAGCAGGCTTGGGACCACTTACCCTCCTATGTGAGTGATGGGTCAAACGGAGAAAGGCCTTGACTTGGATTTGAGGTCTGTGAGGGGAAAATCAACCCCTTCTGCaaatcctttttcttcctcctgtaCCTGTGTGCCTAGGTGTGCCCTCACGGCAGGGCTGGAGGGGCCAGAC
Coding sequences:
- the LOC115528728 gene encoding uncharacterized protein LOC115528728, whose amino-acid sequence is MLALKNIPLKVSPPPAGPHHTVHRLSRKRRRKVPRNISDTGHSPRREGTAPPAQKAKEGTRRGTKNNHEAGPESLTVTAITIAPPGPRVRRPAPQAVRAGNPSPQGASPDTVNTSL